One part of the Vicia villosa cultivar HV-30 ecotype Madison, WI linkage group LG6, Vvil1.0, whole genome shotgun sequence genome encodes these proteins:
- the LOC131613201 gene encoding uncharacterized protein LOC131613201 — MEYLTRLLLQLDNLPSFKYHSKCERMKITSLTFADDLLLFARGDLNFVDLLLAKVSVFTNSTGLHLNPNKCFIYFGGVEHSIRDAIREHSGFMEGVLPFRYLGLPLTSKKLAVKHYLVPIEKIVQKVTHWSSKLLTYAGRVMLIKSVLFAVVNFWMQVLPLPKADLHRIDSICRSFLWTGDKVASRKSPLAWKKVWNLNRKTDSLWIKWIHEYYLKNADIMQVPIKESYSWLSKKLLHARQLYQELDASHAGRGNKIQLKSLYIKLLATDVKPVWKHLMFGNFARPRSVFIFWLACNGRLATKERMKRFGLIQDDRCVFCSQQETIGHLFFCCIRFRNIWERVLNWINITHSPIDWDRELVWTIRNCKGRSWRATLLKSAITEIVYALWKVRNEIVFGLRNHIGDIDKEIIDILVYRLWNAKKYRKHLVMLML; from the exons ATGGAGTACCTCACAAGACTGCTTCTCCAACTTGACAATCTGCCCAGCTTCAAGTATCATTCTAAGTGTGAGAGGATGAAGATCACTAGCCTGACCTTTGCAGATGATTTGCTGCTATTTGCGAGAGGAGATCTGAATTTTGTTGACCTGCTTTTGGCTAAGGTTTCTGTTTTCACTAATTCCACAGGTCTGCACTTGAACCCTAATAAGTGTTTCATTTATTTTGGTGGAGTGGAGCATAGCATTAGGGATGCTATTAGAGAACACTCTGGTTTTATGGAAGGTGTGCTGCCTTTTAGGTATCTAGGTCTCCCTTTAACTAGTAAAAAATTGGCTGTCAAACACTACCTTGTGCCGATTGAGAAAATTGTCCAGAAAGTCACTCATTGGAGTTCTAAGCTTCTTACCTATGCGGGCAGAGTGATGTTGATTAAGAGTGTCCTGTTTGCAGTGGTTAATTTCTGGATGCAAGTTTTGCCTCTTCCTAAGGCAGACCTCCATCGAATTGACTCAATTTGCCGTAGTTTTTTATGGACAGGTGATAAGGTTGCGTCTAGAAAATCTCCCCTGGCCTGGAAGAAG GTTTGGAACTTGAATAGAAAGACTGATTCTCTCTGGATTAAGTGGATTCATGAATACTATTTGAAGAATGCTGATATTATGCAGGTTCCTATAAAAGAGAGCTACTCATGGTTGTCTAAGAAACTGCTCCATGCTAGGCAATTATATCAAGAACTGGATGCTTCTCATGCTGGTAGAGGTAATAAGATTCAATTGAAGAGCCTCTACATAAAGTTGCTTGCCACGGATGTGAAGCCTGTGTGGAAGCATCTGATGTTTGGGAATTTTGCTCGACCTAGATCTGTTTTCATATTTTGGTTAGCCTGTAATGGGAGATTGGCAACGAAAGAGAGGATGAAGAGGTTTGGTTTGATCCAGGATGATCGGTGTGTGTTCTGTTCGCAACAAGAAACCATTGGTCACCTTTTCTTCTGTTGCATTCGTTTTAGAAATATCTGGGAAAGAGTCCTGAATTGGATCAATATTACTCATTCTCCTATAGATTGGGATAGGGAACTCGTTTGGACTATTAGAAATTGCAAGGGCAGAAGTTGGAGAGCGACACTCTTGAAGAGTGCTATTACTGAAATTGTCTATGCTTTATGGAAAGTGAGGAATGAGATTGTGTTTGGTCTGAGAAATCACATAGGAGACATTGATAAAGAGATTATAGATATTCTAGTGTATAGACTTTGGAATGCTAAGAAATATAGGAAACACTTAGTTATGCTTATGTTATAG